The following proteins come from a genomic window of Planctomycetia bacterium:
- the bamD gene encoding outer membrane protein assembly factor BamD: protein MRTGPVLCSMACVMAVACAGCLSNDGAAQPTNPWAEPTAAPPPAAAGPTAPPPQQASAPPAVERASWNPFTRKKPDEKVVTSWGEPAAGVSISDVQSSLPTTPEEEEKEELELPLGLSNLSPSRVTKNVKRMVGRGPDEQIARTELAEGEKLFAQRQFGDAVSHFKKAAMRWPDSGIEEDAMFYLGECYFFLDRYPKANDTYAKLIKKYGTTRHLDLVMRRQYATARFWQDLDRAKPMPYPNVYDDTRPWWDTEGEALATYESVWLNDPTGPLADDAVMATANAHFLAGRYRDSDDFYDQLRTKHPQSEHQLEAHLLGLQSKMRAYQGPEYDGIELVDAEKLVDQTLTQFPDQLNEERERVVETRRMVRAQMAERDWNVGQHYDRLKYYRAAKFYYDGIVKDYPNTPFAELAQQRIVEIKDLPPVPPNKFEWLTKLFGPSTNQSNLTPVSGVQF, encoded by the coding sequence ATGCGAACCGGTCCCGTGCTGTGCTCGATGGCCTGCGTGATGGCGGTGGCCTGCGCTGGTTGCCTGTCGAACGACGGCGCAGCCCAGCCGACGAATCCTTGGGCCGAGCCGACCGCTGCGCCGCCGCCTGCTGCGGCTGGTCCGACGGCGCCGCCGCCCCAACAAGCTTCCGCGCCACCGGCGGTCGAACGCGCCAGTTGGAATCCCTTCACGCGCAAGAAGCCGGACGAGAAGGTCGTGACCAGTTGGGGCGAGCCCGCGGCGGGCGTCTCCATTAGCGACGTGCAAAGCTCGCTGCCGACGACGCCGGAAGAGGAAGAAAAAGAAGAACTGGAATTGCCGCTCGGCTTATCGAACTTGTCGCCCAGCCGCGTCACGAAGAATGTCAAGCGCATGGTCGGGCGCGGGCCGGACGAACAGATCGCGCGGACCGAATTGGCCGAAGGTGAGAAGCTCTTCGCCCAGCGTCAGTTCGGCGACGCGGTTTCGCACTTCAAGAAGGCGGCTATGCGCTGGCCCGATTCCGGCATCGAGGAAGACGCCATGTTCTACCTCGGCGAATGTTATTTCTTCCTCGATCGCTATCCGAAGGCGAACGATACCTACGCCAAGCTGATCAAAAAATACGGCACCACGCGCCACCTCGACCTGGTGATGCGCCGGCAATACGCAACGGCCCGCTTCTGGCAGGACCTGGATCGTGCCAAGCCGATGCCCTATCCCAATGTCTACGACGACACGCGCCCCTGGTGGGATACCGAAGGCGAAGCCCTCGCCACCTACGAAAGCGTCTGGCTCAACGACCCCACCGGGCCGCTGGCCGACGACGCGGTGATGGCCACGGCGAACGCCCATTTCCTGGCAGGCCGCTATCGCGACTCAGACGATTTCTACGACCAGCTCCGCACCAAGCATCCGCAGAGCGAACATCAATTAGAAGCGCACCTGCTGGGCCTGCAATCGAAAATGCGCGCCTATCAAGGCCCCGAATACGACGGCATCGAGCTCGTCGACGCCGAGAAGCTCGTCGATCAGACGCTCACGCAGTTTCCCGATCAATTAAATGAAGAGCGCGAACGCGTCGTCGAAACGCGACGCATGGTCCGGGCCCAAATGGCGGAGCGCGACTGGAACGTTGGCCAACACTACGACCGGCTGAAGTACTATCGCGCCGCGAAGTTCTACTACGACGGCATCGTCAAGGATTATCCAAATACGCCGTTCGCGGAGCTGGCCCAGCAGCGAATCGTGGAGATCAAGGATTTGCCGCCGGTCCCGCCCAATAAATTCGAATGGCTGACAAAACTCTTCGGCCCATCCACCAATCAAAGCAATCTCACGCCAGTCTCAGGAGTGCAGTTTTGA
- a CDS encoding LptE family protein — MPQPSMTSHESDCTSPSPSPRRPTSFSPRWRVGLVFLLLLHTGCACYRAGCDTLYPADIKTVYVPVIRSKSFRPFLGERLTEAVVKEIDEKTPFKVVTANADSVLMGEILGETKRILVESPTDEPREVEVNFNVSVTWTDSRGEVLRATQVIPVPASLVDVQQSAGVVPEVGQSISTQQQKAIEQLAEQIVALMEAPW; from the coding sequence ATGCCCCAGCCTTCGATGACAAGTCACGAAAGCGATTGCACCAGCCCCAGCCCCAGCCCCAGGCGCCCAACGTCGTTTTCTCCTCGCTGGCGCGTCGGGTTAGTGTTCCTGCTCCTCCTTCACACCGGCTGCGCCTGCTACCGCGCCGGCTGCGACACGCTCTACCCGGCCGATATCAAAACCGTCTACGTGCCGGTGATTCGCTCGAAGTCCTTCCGCCCGTTCTTAGGTGAGCGGCTGACCGAGGCCGTGGTCAAAGAGATCGACGAGAAAACGCCGTTCAAGGTCGTCACGGCGAACGCCGATAGCGTGCTGATGGGCGAAATCCTCGGCGAGACCAAACGCATCCTGGTCGAAAGCCCGACCGACGAACCGCGCGAAGTCGAAGTGAACTTCAACGTCTCAGTCACCTGGACCGACAGCCGGGGCGAGGTGCTCCGCGCCACGCAAGTCATTCCCGTGCCGGCCTCGCTCGTCGATGTGCAACAGTCCGCCGGCGTGGTCCCGGAAGTCGGCCAATCGATCAGCACGCAACAGCAAAAGGCGATCGAACAACTCGCCGAGCAAATCGTCGCCTTGATGGAAGCCCCCTGGTAG
- the recO gene encoding DNA repair protein RecO, translated as MPAEKALGIVLRVVDFSETSCVVTIFTREFGKVRGLAKGARRPKGPFESALDLLALVRLVFLRKSSDALDLLTEAKLERRFRAAARGIPPLYAGYYVAELLDALTDDDDPHPELFDAAEHSLRALESAAPTARIVLRFELSALRWLGHWPSLGACVECGAPIAANERVAFSLLGGGALCQRCRPGKRQVVSLSAAAAQLLLREAAGAEDGWDARAAGELRGLVNNYLSHLLGHRPKMHEYMDTIWRAES; from the coding sequence ATGCCCGCTGAAAAAGCCCTCGGAATCGTCCTGCGGGTAGTCGATTTCAGTGAGACGAGTTGCGTCGTCACGATCTTTACACGCGAGTTTGGCAAGGTGCGTGGGCTGGCGAAGGGGGCGAGAAGGCCCAAGGGCCCGTTTGAATCCGCCCTTGACCTCCTGGCGCTCGTTCGTCTAGTGTTCCTCCGCAAATCGTCGGACGCCCTGGACTTGCTGACGGAAGCCAAGCTGGAACGCCGGTTCCGCGCCGCTGCGCGTGGGATCCCGCCGTTGTATGCCGGCTACTATGTCGCCGAGTTGCTGGACGCCCTGACCGATGACGACGATCCGCACCCTGAGCTATTCGATGCCGCCGAACATTCGCTCCGCGCGCTGGAGTCCGCCGCCCCCACGGCCCGGATCGTCCTGCGCTTCGAGCTGTCGGCGCTCCGCTGGCTCGGGCATTGGCCTTCGCTCGGCGCCTGCGTCGAGTGCGGTGCGCCGATCGCCGCGAACGAACGCGTGGCATTCTCCTTGCTCGGCGGCGGCGCCTTGTGCCAGAGATGCCGGCCCGGCAAACGCCAGGTGGTCTCCCTCTCCGCCGCAGCGGCGCAACTCCTGTTGCGCGAAGCCGCCGGCGCCGAAGACGGCTGGGACGCCCGCGCGGCCGGTGAACTGCGCGGCCTGGTCAACAACTACCTGTCACACCTCTTGGGACACCGTCCCAAGATGCACGAATACATGGACACCATCTGGCGCGCGGAAAGCTGA
- the folP gene encoding dihydropteroate synthase — MPETDPLIPRRARQWRLRTRTLEFGSRPALMGIVNVTPDSFSDGGSYLDVDAAVAHALRLAGDGAEILDIGGESTRPYSAPVSAEAELRRVLPVIEQLVQWTNVPISIDTSKAIVAHRAIAVGAEIINDVTALTSDPEMLRVAAESGAGVCAMHMRGTPHTMQDDPRYENVVTEVLDYLRERRDALLAAGVTADRICLDPGIGFGKTHEHNVTLCANAWRFHELGCPLLVGHSRKGFIGKLIGDKDADRTAGTIGVACALATQGVQIIRVHDVAAVRQALTLFDATSAHQKPREGGP; from the coding sequence ATGCCCGAAACCGATCCACTGATCCCCCGCCGCGCCCGGCAATGGCGGTTGCGCACGCGCACGCTGGAGTTCGGTTCACGCCCCGCGTTGATGGGCATCGTGAACGTCACGCCCGACAGCTTTTCGGACGGCGGCAGCTATCTCGACGTCGACGCGGCCGTGGCGCACGCGTTGCGTCTCGCGGGCGACGGCGCGGAGATCCTCGATATCGGCGGCGAAAGCACTCGGCCCTACTCGGCGCCCGTGAGCGCCGAGGCGGAACTGCGCCGCGTGCTGCCGGTGATCGAGCAACTCGTGCAATGGACGAACGTCCCCATCTCCATCGATACCTCCAAAGCCATCGTCGCCCACCGAGCGATTGCCGTCGGTGCGGAGATCATCAACGATGTCACGGCACTCACCAGCGACCCGGAGATGCTGCGCGTCGCCGCGGAAAGCGGCGCCGGCGTGTGCGCCATGCACATGCGCGGCACGCCGCACACGATGCAAGATGATCCGCGCTACGAAAACGTGGTGACCGAAGTGCTCGATTACTTGCGCGAACGGCGCGACGCGTTGCTGGCGGCCGGCGTTACCGCGGATCGCATCTGCCTCGACCCCGGCATCGGCTTCGGCAAAACGCACGAGCACAACGTGACGCTCTGCGCCAACGCCTGGCGTTTCCACGAGCTAGGCTGCCCGCTGCTGGTGGGCCACTCGCGCAAGGGCTTCATCGGCAAACTCATCGGCGACAAAGACGCCGACCGCACCGCCGGCACCATTGGCGTGGCCTGCGCACTCGCGACACAAGGCGTCCAAATCATCCGCGTCCACGACGTCGCCGCAGTGCGCCAAGCACTGACGTTGTTCGACGCCACGTCCGCCCACCAAAAGCCCAGGGAAGGCGGTCCCTAA